One Pyrus communis chromosome 13, drPyrComm1.1, whole genome shotgun sequence genomic window carries:
- the LOC137712669 gene encoding protein DETOXIFICATION 21-like produces MGEDIRRSLLEKETSAGEEETRVIDGEEELSLKRRVWIEIKKMWVVAGPAIFTRVASFGTNVISQAFIGHIGSLELAAFSLVFTVLVRFANGILLGMASALETLCGQSNGAKQYNMLGIHLQRSWVVLCVGTLFLIPLCVFTTPIFEALGQADYISKVAGYISLWVIPVLFAFVVSFTCQMYLQAQSKNMIVAYVSAISIGIHIFLCWLLSVKFKFGVPGVMVSTIISYWLPNVGQLLFILCGGCPETWTGFSMLAFTDLWDVVKLSMSSGVMLCLELWYNTILVLLTGNMENAEVSIDALSICLNVVGWEMMISLGFMATASVRVSNELGRGSSKAAKFSIVVVVSVSLAIGLVLFVLFLFLRKHLAYIFTNDEEVADMVAELSPLLAFSILLNSVQPVLSGVALGAGWQKYVAYVNLGCYYIIGIPVGVVLGWPLKMQVKGVWIGMLFGTLVQTIVLMILTYKTDWDKQVEIARNRVSRWGQTNNGESNPDTNNGESNPDT; encoded by the exons ATGGGAGAAGACATTAGAAGGAGTCTATTGGAAAAAGAGACAAGTGCCGGGGAAGAAGAGACTAGAGTTATTGATGGCGAAGAGGAATTGTCACTGAAAAGAAGGGTGTGGATTGAAATCAAGAAGATGTGGGTGGTGGCTGGCCCTGCTATATTCACCAGAGTTGCGTCTTTCGGAACAAATGTCATCAGTCAAGCGTTTATCGGTCACATTGGCTCTCTGGAGTTAGCGGCTTTTTCACTCGTGTTCACAGTACTTGTCAGGTTCGCAAACGGCATCTTG CTTGGCATGGCAAGTGCGCTGGAAACTCTCTGTGGTCAATCGAATGGTGCAAAACAGTACAACATGCTCGGGATACATCTTCAGAGGTCATGGGTAGTACTGTGTGTAGGCACATTATTCCTTATTCCTCTTTGCGTCTTTACAACCCCCATTTTTGAGGCTTTGGGCCAAGCAGACTATATTTCAAAAGTTGCAGGATATATTTCTCTATGGGTAATCCCTGTGCTTTTTGCCTTTGTTGTATCATTTACCTGCCAAATGTACTTACAAGCGCAGAGCAAAAATATGATCGTTGCATACGTGTCAGCAATTTCAATTGGAATCCACATCTTTCTTTGCTGGCTTTTGAGTGTGAAATTTAAGTTTGGGGTTCCCGGTGTAATGGTGTCGACGATTATATCATATTGGTTACCCAACGTGGGTCAGCTTTTGTTTATTCTGTGCGGAGGATGCCCCGAAACATGGACAGGCTTCTCGATGTTAGCTTTTACTGATCTCTGGGATGTCGTCAAGCTTTCTATGTCATCCGGCGTTATGCTTTG TCTTGAGCTTTGGTACAACACAATCTTGGTCCTTTTAACGGGAAACATGGAAAACGCTGAAGTTTCTATCGATGCCCTATCTATTTG CCTCAACGTCGTGGGGTGGGAAATGATGATATCTCTCGGTTTCATGGCTACAGCAAG TGTACGAGTGTCAAACGAGCTTGGAAGAGGTAGCTCAAAGGCGGCAAAGTTCTCGATTGTAGTTGTTGTGTCGGTATCACTCGCCATTGGATTGGTGCTTTTCGTGCTTTTCTTATTCTTGAGGAAACACCTTGCATACATTTTCACCAACGATGAGGAAGTAGCTGACATGGTTGCTGAATTGTCTCCCTTGTTGGCCTTCTCCATACTGTTGAACAGCGTTCAACCCGTGCTCTCTG GAGTTGCTCTGGGAGCTGGATGGCAGAAATACGTAGCATATGTGAACCTAGGCTGCTATTACATTATAGGGATCCCTGTTGGAGTTGTGCTTGGTTGGCCTCTAAAAATGCAAGTCAAG GGTGTTTGGATTGGAATGTTGTTTGGAACACTTGTCCAAACTATTGTGCTAATGATACTCACCTACAAGACTGATTGGGATAAACAG GTAGAAATAGCTCGTAACCGCGTTAGCAGGTGGGGTCAAACAAATAACGGAGAATCGAACCCCGACACAAATAACGGAGAATCGAATCCCGACACATGA
- the LOC137712670 gene encoding uncharacterized protein yields the protein MASATLRKRLHHGDVDAKKIEHLETSESDELNVPLLGNYSDRRAVETTLEEIWDDERRKEHLHWTLLFSQLIAQWARWLANIVLGSGSLIGRLLTFSSTTQNGESSKLFAPPLSPLQEARLRYLRQRLQVPFDGSRVEHQDALLQLWRLAYPDKELPPLKSELWKQMGWQGSDPSTDFRGGGFISLENLIFFAQQYPESFQRLLHKQDGTRADWEYPFAVAGINISFVLAQMLDLQSAKPTTLAGIRFLELLEEDEMAFDNLYCVAFQMMDAQWLAKRASYMDFNDVMKSTTSQLERELALEDVSSVKDLPAYNLLRR from the exons ATGGCGTCGGCAACTTTGAGGAAAAGGCTTCATCATGGGGATGTTGATGCGAAAAAGATAGAGCATTTGGAGACCTCGGAGTCAGATGAACTTAATGTGCCTCTACTGGGAAATTATTCAGATAGGCGTGCAGTG GAAACGACGCTTGAAGAGATCTGGGATGACGAGCGGAGAAAGGAACACCTCCATTGGACCCTTCTGTTTTCTCAGTTGATTGCGCAGTGGGCACGGTGGTTAG CAAATATTGTTCTTGGATCTGGATCACTTATTGGTCGGCTTTTGACCTTCTCTTCAACTACACAAAATGGTGAAAGCTCTAAGTTGTTTGCTCCTCCCCTTAGTCCTCTGCAA GAAGCAAGACTCAGATATCTACGACAAAGGCTTCAAGTACCCTTTGATGGTTCTCGTGTGGAGCATCAA GATGCGCTCTTACAGTTATGGAGGCTGGCTTATCCGGATAAGGAGCTCCCACCTCTTAAATCAGAGCTTTGGAAACAGATGGGCTGGCAAGGTTCAGACCCTTCAACAGATTTTAG AGGTGGGGGATTTATATCATTGGAGAATCTTATCTTTTTTGCTCAGCAGTATCCG GAATCATTCCAGAGATTGTTGCACAAACAAGATGGAACTAGAGCTGACTGGGAATATCCCTTTGCTGTAGCTGGCATCAATATTTCTTTTGTCTTGGCACAAATGTTGGATCTTCAATCAG CAAAGCCAACTACTTTGGCTGGAATCCGTTTTCTCGAACTGCTTGAAGAAGATGAGATGGCATTTGACAACCTTTATTGTGTAGCCTTCCAGATGATGGATGCTCAATGGCTCGCAAAGCGTGCTTCTTATATGGACTTCAAT GATGTTATGAAGTCTACGACAAGTCAGTTGGAACGCGAGCTTGCACTCGAGGATGTCTCCAGTGTAAAGGATTTACCAGCATACAATCTGTTGAGAAGATGA
- the LOC137712645 gene encoding uncharacterized protein gives MSNVEAFDGQILADKLSKLNSSQQCIESLSHWCISHRKKARQIVETWDKCFNSAQKDQRVACLYLANDILQNSRRKGSEFVNEFWKVLPAALKYVYENGDQHVKKAATRLVDIWEERKVFGSRGQSLKDDMMGNNHPAPPVSNGKGSNPIKIVKRDAHSVRLKLAVGGLPEKILTAFQPVLDEHLTEEAALNKCSAAVLYVGKIDEDVENTLIHGTQPVSTLLDDLKEQEDVLNQSVGQLESSEATRSTLVLQLKEALQDQESKLEVVRTQLQVARHQIERVGNIKKRLNPESNIVNMTPESTRDLEPNIPLRQQTGIPPHPPTQAVVSFAPVKITDEENKKAAAAAVAAKLAASTSSAQMLTSVLSSLVAEEAASMTSSLTSAVFTSGLSMFPPEKRPKLEKQMSDVNNPDGGNAAYFTSLQQAMTSVPIASPATMQPMSQSNQMQNPFGPPPPPPAPSPSTATPPPNQYVQSTGLMVGGVPYGYGSNTLPPPPPIPPHISMSMSRPSQQQQQSQPQQQQQQQQLQPATGGYYRPLGMGFYGQSNQSNTQPVPRQ, from the exons ATGAGTAACGTTGAAGCATTTGACGGACAGATATTGGCTGACAAGCTTTCGAAACTCAACAGTTCACAACAATGCATTGAAT CTCTGTCTCATTGGTGTATTTCTCACCGAAAGAAAGCAAGGCAAATTGTTGAAACATGGGATAAATGTTTTAATTCTGCCCAGAAAGATCAGCGTGTGGCTTGTCTATATTTGGCTAATGACATATTGCAAAACAGTAGGCGAAAGGGCAGTGAATTTGTGAATGAATTCTGGAAGGTCCTTCCTGCAGCTCTCAAGTATGTTTATGAAAATGGTGATCAACATGTAAAGAAAGCTGCCACAAGACTG GTTGACATATGGGAAGAAAGGAAGGTTTTTGGGTCTCGAGGGCAGAGTCTTAAAGATGACATGATGGGAAACAATCATCCCGCTCCACCTGTAAGCAATGGAAAGGGTTCAAATCCTATCAAGATAGTGAAGAGGGATGCACACTCAGTTAGACTT AAATTGGCTGTTGGAGGTCTGCCAGAAAAAATACTTACCGCATTTCAACCTGTTCTTGATGAACATCTTACCGAAGAAGCTGCTTTAAACAAGTGTAGTGCTGCTGTACTTTATGTGGGTAAAATTGATGAAGATGTTGAAAACACCTTGATTCATG GAACTCAGCCGGTATCCACATTGTTGGATGATTTGAAAGAGCAGGAAGATGTACTTAATCAATCTGTTGGGCAGCTTGAAAGTTCGGAGGCAACAAGATCTACCTTGGTTTTGCAGCTTAAAGAAGCACTCCAGGATCAA GAATCAAAGCTGGAAGTTGTTCGCACTCAATTGCAG GTTGCTCGACATCAGATTGAGAGGGTAGGTAATATTAAAAAGAGACTGAACCCCGAAAGCAATATCGTTAACATGACACCTGAATCTACCAGGGATTTAGAACCAAATATACCATTACGTCAACAAACTGGCATCCCACCTCATCCTCCAACGCAGGCCGTGGTTTCTTTTGCCCCTGTCAAAATTACTGATGAAGAGAACAAGAAAGCAGCTGCAGCTGCTGTTGCTGCTAAGCTTGCTGCGTCTACATCTTCTGCACAGATGTTAACGTCTGTTCTTTCATCTCTTGTTGCTGAAGAAGCTGCCTCGATGACCAGTAGCCTAACTTCAGCTGTATTTACATCAGGATTATCCATGTTTCCTCCAGAAAAACGGCCCAAGCTTGAGAAACAAATGTCTGATGTTAACAATCCTGATGGCGGCAATGCAGCCTATTTTACGTCTCTCCAGCAGGCAATGACCAGTGTTCCAATTGCGTCCCCAGCAACGATGCAGCCCATGTCCCAAAGTAACCAGATGCAAAATCCTTTTggtccaccaccaccacctccagcGCCATCACCATCTACTGCAACTCCACCACCGAATCAATACGTCCAATCCACTGGTCTTATGGTGGGTGGAGTTCCTTACGGATATGGATCAAATACTTTACCGCCTCCACCCCCCATACCTCCACATATTTCAATGAGCATGTCGAGGCCCAGTCAACAGCAACAGCAATCGCAGCctcagcagcagcaacaacagcagcagTTGCAGCCGGCCACTGGGGGTTATTATCGGCCACTGGGTATGGGGTTCTACGGGCAAAGTAATCAGTCAAATACACAGCCAGTACCTCGACAGTAA